The following DNA comes from Gammaproteobacteria bacterium.
CGATGGTACGTACTGCGGTTTCTAGGCTCGCTGCAGTCAAATCCGACATTTTAACCTTGGCAATATCCTCTAACTGGTTACGTGTGACTTTGCCAACCTTATGACTATTAGGAGTTTTACTCCCAGAAGCAATACCAGCTGCCTTTTTGAGTAAAACTGAGGCTGGAGGAGTCTTGATGAGAAATGTAAAACTACGATCACTATAGACGGTAATCACTACCGGTGTCGGCATTC
Coding sequences within:
- the rplK gene encoding 50S ribosomal subunit protein L11 — encoded protein: MAKKIEAYVKLQIKAGQANPSPPIGPALGQRGVNIMAFCKEFNAQTQHLEPGMPTPVVITVYSDRSFTFLIKTPPASVLLKKAAGIASGSKTPNSHKVGKVTRNQLEDIAKVKMSDLTAASLETAVRTIAGSARSMGIEVEGV